From a single Phragmites australis chromosome 7, lpPhrAust1.1, whole genome shotgun sequence genomic region:
- the LOC133923480 gene encoding purple acid phosphatase 22-like: MHMLNDRRLGSLPLVHHAMQPKKMTPTRCFLVVVRTLVVSAVLACSGAAAAAAEYVRPPPGRIILTEHTEPASHPQQVHVSVVGVKHMRVSWVTDDKHVQSVVEYGKVSGNYTMSTTGDHTSYRYFLYSSGKIHHVKIGPLDPGTVYYYRCGMDGEEFSLRTPPAALPIELAIAGDLGQTEWTASTLAHVSKSDYDVLLVPGDLSYADTQQTLWDSFGRFAQRHASRRPWMVTQGNHEVEAGPMPLLPCSPRPFAAYGARWRMPYEESGSASNLYYSFDAAGGAVHVVMLGSYAYFNASSDQYMWLARDLAGVDRRATPWLVVLLHAPWYNTNAAHQGEGEAMRKAMERLLYEARVDVVFAGHVHAYERFTRVYNNEANPCGPVYITIGDGGNREGLAFDFEKNHRLAPLSVTREASFGHGRLSVVNATMAHWAWHRNDDADSVVRDELWLESLVSNAACRQHGDPGAIDSRNDEL; the protein is encoded by the exons ATGCACATGCTCAACGATCGACGTCTCGGGTCCCTGCCGCTTGTGCACCACGCGATGCAGCCAAAGAAGATGACGCCGACGCGCTGCTTTCTCGTGGTTGTCCGGACTCTCGTCGTCTCCGCCGTGCTCGCGTGCTCcggtgctgccgccgccgcggctgAGTATGTCCGGCCTCCTCCCGGGCGGATCATCCTTACGGAGCACACCGAGCCCGCCTCCCATCCTCAACAG GTCCACGTATCGGTTGTCGGGGTTAAGCACATGAGGGTGTCATGGGTCACCGACGACAAGCACGTGCAGTCCGTGGTGGAGTACGGTAAGGTCTCCGGGAACTACACCATGTCGACCACCGGCGACCACACCTCGTACCGCTACTTCCTCTACTCCTCCGGCAAGATCCACCACGTCAAGATCGGCCCGCTGGACCCCGGCACGGTGTACTACTACCGGTGCGGCATGGACGGAGAAGAGTTCAGCCTCAGGACCCCACCGGCCGCTCTGCCCATCGAGCTCGCCATCGCAG GGGATCTGGGGCAGACCGAATGGACGGCGTCGACCCTGGCGCACGTCAGCAAGTCGGACTACGACGTGCTGCTGGTGCCCGGCGACCTGTCGTACGCCGACACGCAGCAGACGCTGTGGGACTCGTTCGGCCGGTTCGCGCAGCGGCATGCGAGCCGGCGGCCGTGGATGGTCACCCAGGGCAACCACGAGGTGGAGGCGGGCCCTATGCCGCTGCTCCCGTGCTCGCCGCGCCCGTTCGCCGCCTACGGCGCGCGGTGGCGGATGCCGTACGAGGAGAGCGGGTCGGCGTCCAATCTCTACTACTCCTTCGACgcggccggcggcgccgtcCACGTCGTGATGCTGGGGTCGTACGCCTACTTCAACGCGAGCTCGGACCAGTACATGTGGCTGGCGCGGGACCTCGCGGGCGTCGACCGGCGCGCGACGCCCTGGCTCGTGGTGCTGCTGCACGCACCCTGGTACAACACGAACGCGGCGCACCAGGGCGAGGGCGAGGCCATGAGGAAGGCCATGGAGCGGCTGCTCTACGAGGCCCGCGTCGACGTCGTCTTCGCCGGCCATGTCCATGCCTACGAACGCTTC ACAAGGGTCTATAACAACGAGGCAAACCCGTGCGGACCAGTGTACATCACCATAGGCGACGGCGGCAACAGAGAAGGCCTTGCCTTCGA CTTTGAGAAGAACCATAGGCTGGCGCCGTTGTCGGTGACGAGGGAGGCGAGCTTCGGGCACGGGCGGCTGAGTGTGGTGAACGCGACCATGGCGCACTGGGCGTGGCACCGCAACGACGACGCGGACTCTGTCGTCCGCGACGAGCTCTGGCTGGAGAGCCTGGTCTCCAACGCCGCGTGCCGGCAGCACGGCGACCCCGGCGCCATTGATTCCCGGAACGATGAGCTGTAG
- the LOC133923481 gene encoding protein LITTLE ZIPPER 4-like encodes MDRLNAKLYLQNCYIMKENERLRKKAQLLNQENQALLTELKQRLAKTGANNATTNTKGNGNGNAAAAGNRAPIPDLNAAAAPGVHGGHEKKAAPKSKKAAPKSKAVAN; translated from the coding sequence ATGGACAGGCTGAACGCGAAGCTGTACCTGCAGAACTGCTACATCATGAAGGAGAACGAGCGGCTGCGCAAGAAGGCGCAGCTGCTGAACCAGGAGAATCAGGCCCTGCTCACCGAGCTCAAGCAGCGCCTCGCCAAGACGGGGGCCAACAacgccaccaccaacaccaagGGCAACGGCAACGGAAATGCAGCCGCGGCAGGCAACCGCGCGCCCATCCCTGACCTCAATGCCGCCGCCGCTCCAGGGGTGCATGGCGGCCATGAGAAGAAGGCGGCGCCCAAATCCAAGAAGGCGGCGCCCAAGTCCAAGGCGGTTGCAAACTGA